One window from the genome of Nicotiana sylvestris chromosome 9, ASM39365v2, whole genome shotgun sequence encodes:
- the LOC138877898 gene encoding uncharacterized protein, whose amino-acid sequence MNSVLLEARELPILRMIDFIQVKLQSWFYERRNEAEGTFYDISCWVEEELKKKIDLAFTLNVFPVDSWRSRVEEEGITFLEDLNKRTCDCFQFQFDELPCIHAIAAIKKRNIKKSNFCLHWYLKESWLKTYERQIHPVGHTDSWIVPESVKSQIVKPQDFKVPPGRRQKKRHIPATESSKITFKMWLLQKNWS is encoded by the exons ATGAATTCTGTCCTATTAGAAGCAAGGGAGCTGCCTATATTAAGAATGATAGATTTCATTCAAGTGAAGCTACAAAGTTGGttttatgaaagaagaaatgaagcagAAGGAACTTTTTATGATATTTCTTGTTGGGTAGAGgaggaattgaagaagaaaatagattTAGCATTTACTTTGAAT gtcttccctgttgattcatggcgttctagagttgaagaagaaggaataaCTTTCTTGGAGGACTTAAATAAAAGAACATGTGATTGTTTTCAGTTTCAATTTGATGAATTACCATGCATACATGCAATTGCAGCTATCAAGAAGAGAAACATCAAGAAGTCTAACTTTTGTTTGCACTGGTACTTAAAGGAATCTTGGCTGAAAACATATGAAAGACAAATACATCCTGTAGGACATACTGATTCTTGGATTGTACCAGAGAGTGTTAAGTCACAAATTGTTAAACCTCAAGATTTCAAAGTGCCGCCAGGTAGAAGGCAGAAGAAAAGGCATATTCCAGCTACCgagtcatcaaaaataacattcaaAATGTGGttgttgcagaagaattggtCATAA